From a region of the Hymenobacter jejuensis genome:
- a CDS encoding RagB/SusD family nutrient uptake outer membrane protein codes for MRLGHVASGATPTPVKTTTMFIKNKTLAASVLTLGLLAGCGKDYLSLQPRNAVTTETFYKTETDAIQATTAAYSQLSQYGMFNYSLWGIGDIMSDNSNTGGGGASDGIEFQQLDNYSIPTTNPLTSTHWQRAYLGVGQANQVLARVPAIEMSATLKTRCLGEAAFLRALYYFYLVRGFGDVPLVLTPAQTAAEVSNITRTPAAQVYTQIITDLQDAITKLPASYTGDDVGRATKWSATALLAKVYLTQGNMANAATQARAVISGSGKTMWANYADNFKVENENGQESLFEVQFKNGLSNYSQDGPGATINEFWGARFFGSPYVVSSGGYGFNVPEKEFVDGYEPGDLRKRATVWVPGDVYPAGQIQPASLPGDPFGFNVRKFFVGTVNVNNWDSPLNVPVLRLAEMYLILAEAVGPTAEGLEAINKVRRRAFGLPINTPSAKDLAITSAASFKDAVLRERRYELAFEMDRWYDLKRTGTLVSTMKAKGKTGVQEFNNLLPIPQTELNVNPNLTQNPGY; via the coding sequence ATGCGCCTAGGCCACGTAGCCAGCGGCGCGACGCCCACCCCTGTAAAAACTACTACGATGTTTATAAAGAATAAAACGCTTGCAGCCTCGGTGCTGACCCTCGGGCTACTCGCGGGATGCGGGAAAGATTACCTCAGCCTGCAGCCGCGAAACGCCGTAACGACCGAAACGTTTTACAAGACCGAAACCGATGCCATTCAGGCGACTACAGCCGCTTACTCGCAGCTGAGCCAGTACGGTATGTTTAACTACTCGCTGTGGGGCATCGGCGACATCATGTCCGACAACTCCAACACGGGCGGTGGCGGAGCTTCCGACGGCATCGAGTTCCAACAGCTTGATAATTACTCTATTCCGACGACCAATCCCCTCACCAGCACCCACTGGCAGCGCGCCTATCTGGGCGTTGGCCAGGCCAACCAAGTGCTGGCGCGCGTGCCAGCTATCGAAATGTCGGCTACCCTCAAAACGCGGTGTCTGGGTGAGGCGGCCTTTCTGCGGGCTCTGTATTACTTCTACCTGGTGCGCGGCTTCGGCGACGTGCCCTTGGTGCTGACGCCCGCCCAAACGGCTGCCGAAGTTTCTAACATCACGCGTACGCCGGCCGCCCAAGTGTACACGCAAATCATAACCGACCTTCAGGATGCCATCACGAAGTTGCCGGCCTCTTACACCGGCGACGACGTGGGCCGGGCTACCAAGTGGTCGGCAACGGCCTTGCTGGCCAAGGTGTACCTCACGCAAGGCAATATGGCGAATGCGGCCACGCAGGCCCGCGCCGTAATCAGCGGTTCGGGTAAGACCATGTGGGCAAATTATGCCGACAACTTCAAGGTAGAGAACGAGAATGGGCAGGAGTCGCTCTTTGAAGTTCAGTTCAAAAACGGCCTGAGCAACTATTCGCAGGATGGCCCTGGCGCAACCATAAACGAGTTTTGGGGCGCCCGCTTCTTTGGCAGCCCTTACGTGGTATCTTCCGGCGGATACGGCTTCAATGTACCAGAGAAAGAGTTTGTGGATGGCTACGAGCCCGGCGACCTGCGCAAGCGAGCTACCGTGTGGGTGCCCGGCGATGTATACCCGGCCGGCCAGATTCAGCCGGCGAGCTTGCCCGGCGACCCCTTTGGCTTCAACGTGCGCAAGTTCTTTGTGGGCACCGTGAACGTCAACAACTGGGATTCGCCCTTGAACGTGCCGGTGCTCCGCTTGGCCGAGATGTACCTGATCTTGGCGGAGGCCGTGGGACCAACTGCGGAAGGCCTCGAAGCCATCAACAAAGTACGTCGGCGGGCTTTCGGCCTGCCCATCAATACGCCCTCGGCCAAGGACTTAGCGATAACTTCTGCGGCAAGCTTCAAAGATGCCGTGTTGCGGGAGCGCCGCTACGAGCTCGCCTTCGAGATGGACCGCTGGTACGACCTAAAGCGCACGGGCACGCTGGTTTCGACAATGAAGGCCAAAGGCAAGACCGGCGTACAGGAGTTCAACAACCTCCTGCCCATCCCGCAAACCGAACTCAACGTCAATCCTAATCTCACACAAAACCCTGGTTATTAA